The Arcobacter porcinus sequence GAGAAGTTATATGATTTGCATCACCACTTTCTCCAAAACCAATAATTTCACAATAGATTTTTGCATTTCTTGCTAATGCACTATCTAAAGACTCAATAACTAAAGCTCCAGCACCTTCACCCATTACAAAACCATCTCTATCTATATCAAAAGGTCTTGAAGATTTTTTAGGATCATCATTTCTTGTTGAAAGGGCTTTCATAGCAGCAAAACCACCTACACCAGCACCACAAACAGCACTTTCTGCACCAACAACTAATATTCTATCAGCTCCATCTAAAGCAATTGTTTTAAAAGCATCACAAATAGCATGAGTAGAAGCAGCACAAGCTGTAACATGACTTAGTGAAGGACCTTTTAAATTATGTTCAATTGAGATAAATCCACTTAACATATTTGATAATGAAGAAGGAATAAAAAATGGAGATATTTTTCTTGAACCTCTTGTATCACAAATTGTAGAGTTTTTTTGAATTGTTGATAATCCACCAATTCCTGAACCTGAAATTATTCCAAATCTAGCAGCATCTTTTTCATCTATTTTTTTATCTTCGCTAGTAACAAATCCGCTATCAATCATAGCTTCAAGAGCTGCTTTTATACCTAATTGAATAAATCTATCAGCTTTTTTTACCTCTTTTTTATCCATTACAGTTTCAGGATCAAAGTTTTTTACTTCTCCTGCAATTTGTACTGTAAAATCACTTGCATCAAAAAGTGTGATTGTATCAATTCCACAAACACCACTTTTAATTGCTTCAAAAGATTCTGCAACAGAGTGTCCTGTTGAATTTATAGTACCTAGACCTGTAATAACAACTCTCTTCATAAAATATGCTCCATTTTCAAAATTTATTTAAATTACTCAATTTTTTTATAAAAACTCAATAATAAAAATTAAATGAAAGAAAATTCTTTCATTTAAAGTATACGCAAGTAATTATGCGTTGTTTTCAATGTATGATATAGCATCACCAACAGTTAAGATTTTTTCAGCTTCTTCATCTGGAATTTCGATATCGAATTTCTCTTCTAAAGCCATAACTAACTCAACAACATCTAGAGAGTCAGCTCCTAAATCTTCAATAAATTTTGAATCCTCTTTTACTTCTGCTGGATCACAATCTAGTTGATCTACAACTACTGCTTTTACATCATCAAATAATGCCATTTTTAATTCCTTTTTTAAAATTGTCCTAAAATTATACCAAAAAAGTTTAAAAAAACTTTTAAATTAAATAAATATATATTTATTTAATTAATTTATACATATAAACCACCATTAACTTTTAATATTTCACCTGTAATATAGCTTGAATGGTCGCTTAAAAGAAATGCAACTGCATCTGCAATTTCACTTGGATTTCCAAATCTTGAAAGAGGAATATTTTTTTCATATTCAGCTTTTACTTCATCTTTTAATAAATCAGTCATATCTGTTTTAATAAATCCAGGAGTTACACTATTAAATCTAATATTTCTACTTGCACCTTCTTTTGCAAATGATTTTGTCATAGTATTTACTCCACCTTTTGAAGCAGAGTAGTTTGTTTGTCCAGGATTTCCCATCTCTCCAACAATAGAAGAAATATTTACAACTGCACCAAATCTTTTTTTACTCATTGTTTTTAAAGACTCTCTACAACCAATAAATGTAGAAACTAAGTTTGCATTTATTACATCTGTAAAATCTTCAACACTCATTCTAAGCGCAAGTTTATCTTTTGTAATTCCTGCATTATTTACTAGATATGATAGCTCTCCATCGCTATCAACAATAGTTTTTATTGCATTTATAAACTCTTCTTCAATAGATACATCAGCTTTAATTATTGCAGCAGTTCCACCAGCTTTTTCTATTTCTTCTTTTACAGCTTCTGCTTCTTCTATTTTACTTCTATAATTTATCCATACTTTTAAACCATAAGAAGCAAGGTTCTTAGCAATTTCTGCACCAATTCCTTTACTTGCACCCGTTACTAATACATTTTTACCTGTGAATTTCATTTTTATCCTTTATTTTGTTAATTTTATTATATCAATTTATATATTTAAATATAAGTTTAGGCTTTATAAAAGAATTTTTCTCTAAATTTAATAGCAATTAGATAGAATATTGGCATATCCAAAAGAGCTAAAGATACTTTTATTAAATAATCTCCAATTATTAGTTTAATTATAGTTTCAAAAGGCATTACAAATGAAAATGCTAATATAAAGAATATTGAAGTATCAAAAAATTGTCCTATTAGCGTACTTCCATTACTTCTTAACCACCAAAGGTTTATAAATTTTCTTTTTAAGAATTTAAATATTCTTACATTTATATATTGTGAAACAACTAAACAAGTAAGTGATGCAAATGCTATTTGCCAACCTGCAATTAAAACTGTTGGAATAATTGCAATTAAAACTCCATACTTAATTACATTTAAAACCTCTTTTTTTTCAAAGTTTTCACTTAATATATCTGTTAGTAAAAATGTAAATGGAAACATAATTGCTCCATATGTAAGCCATTCATTTATAGGAAATTGAACTGTATAGTTTGCTGTAATTACTAATGATGAAAATATTGTTACATATAAAATTAGCTGTTTTTTTGTCATTTATTACCTTTTTTTATTTTTAAGGACAATATTTTACTATCTCTTATATAAAAATTAGCAAAATCGAATCTTATATAGTTTAGGATATAATCTTTAAATTAAATAATAAAAAGGTATTTTATGGAAATTATGCAAAATGCAATTACAGTACACATTTACTCTTTATATGTTTTTCTACTTATAATGATGTTTAATTTGTATTCAGTTATTAATAGAACTAGCTTTATATCTTTAGCAAAAAGATTAAAGTTTATGACTCCAATATATCATTTAAGCAATGCTGTAGTAATTTATACAGGAACAATTGTTTCTTTTTATTCCCATATGTTTAGCTTTAAAATTGCTATTATGATACCAGCATCAATATTTCTACTTGTTATTGAAATTAAAAGATATAAAAAACAAAGAGTTATTTTAACATCTAATGTAGAAGCTCAAGAAGAGTTTTATAAGTATGCTAAAAAAATATATATAATTGAAATTTTTGTTTTAATATCTGTTTTTATGCTTTCTAGAGTTCTTTAAATGCAATATGTTTTTGATAAAAATGCTAAGGATAATACTCTTTTTATAAAAGATGAAAATTATAATTACCTAATAAAAGCAAGAAGACATAAGATAGGAGATAAGATTACTTTTAGAAATTTAGAAGATAATTTTATATATATTTATAATCTTTCAAGTATAGATAAAAAATCTGCAATTTTAACTTTAGAAACAGAAGAAGAGAAGATTTTAGAAAATGATAGAAAACTTCATCTTGCTTGGTGTATTGTTGATCCAAAAAAAATTTATGAAAATATAACAAGTTTGAATGAACTAGGAGTTTTTAAAATTAGTTTTATATATAGTGATTTTTCACAAAAAAACTTTAAAATAAATTTCGAGAAACTAGAAAAAGTATTAATTAACTCATCTTCGCAATGTGGAAGAAGTAGTATTATTAAAATTGATACTTATAAAAGTATTGATGAATTTATTAAAGAGTATCCAAAATCATATATTCTTGATTTTTCTAATCAATTAATAGAAGATAAAAAAGATTTAATAGATGTTTTAATTGTTGGTCCTGAAGGTGGATTTTCAAAAAGAGAAAGAGAACTTTTTAATAAAGAATTGCTAATTGGGTTTAAATCAAATTTGATTTTGAGATCTGAAACTGCAATTATTTCTGCAAGTTCAAAGATAATAATCTAAAAATATATATAAAAAAAGCTAGAAATTTCTTTCTAGCTTTTAAAATAGGAGATATTCTTAGTGAATATCTCTCCATTTTACACCTTTCCATAAGAAAGCAACTATTGCAAAAATTATTGCATAAACAATAAATCTTGGTCCTAATTCTTCTCTCTCATCTTTTTTAGCGTCACCAATTTCTTCAAGATAAGCAATAACTTGCTCTTGAGACTCTTGATTTAAACCAACTCTTGGCATTGCAGTACCTTCAAGTAATTTTTGAGGGTCATTTACAAGTTTACCAATATAATCTGGTCCTCTACTAATAATATGTTGAGATAGATCAGGAGGAAGTTTTCCCATATATTTTGCTATATCATCATGATTTGTAAAAGATAACATAGTTTTATCTTTCATATCTGCATATTGTAAATCGTGACATCTTTGACAAGCATCAACATAAACTTCTTTATTTGTCATCTCTTTTGGAGCAATTGCTTGTAAATATTCAACCATATCAGCTATCTCTTGAGAACTCATCCATCCATAACCTGGCATTGGGTGAGCAACTGAACCATCTTCAAACTTATGAGATACTTTTGAAGCAAGTACAGGATCTTTTATAAATGCTACTAAAAACTCTTTAGTATAAATTTTACCAGAACTACTTAAATCAGGAGGAGTAACACCATATGCAGAACTTAATGTAGCATTATCCATAACTTGTGCAAAACCTTTTGACTCAATACTATGACAAGCTGTACAGTTTGCGTTTACTAAAGCTTCACCATTTTCTACATTACCTTTTGCATTGATAGCTTCTTGGTTACTTGCCCAAAACTCATTAATAGTTTTTTCAAAATCTTGAGCTTTTTTTAATTCAGCTTCAGCTGCTTTTACAGCTTTTTCTAAATTTGATTTAGTTTCATCATTTGCTTTTTCTAAAGCTTTTTTTGCATCATCTAAATTTGTAATAGCTTTTTCAACATTTTCTTTTGAAGTTTGAGCATCAGCTTCTACAAAATTGAAATTTGCATTTGATACAGATGGGTGCATTTGAGAGTGAGCAAATGGCTCAACTCCCCAATACATTACTAGTGTAAGAACTACAACTACTGCTAATATCTTTAACTCTCTCATCTTTTATCCTCTTCTTTCTTGATCTTTTTTCGTAATAAATGGAAGTAGAACAAATAGTAGAATAAATGTAATTGCTGCGAAGAATCCTACCCAAGCATTTGTACCTGTTGGAGGAAGTTTTCCCCAAATTGTTAATACAATTAAATCTGCAACTAAAATCCAGAACCAAATAAAGAACAGTGGTCTTTTGTGTGCTGGTAAAACTTTACTATCTCTATCTAACCAAGGTAAAACAAAGAAAATACCATTTGCAAATGCAAATGCCATTAAACCTAAATTAAATGCTGAAATTCCAGCAATATCAAAGAAGAAACCTCTTAGAACCTCATATGACCATAAGAAATACCACTCAGGATAAATATGAGTTGGTGTAACCATTGGATTTGCTGGTTCAAAGTTAATTGGATCCATTGCAAAGCTATAATGGAAAAATACTAAATAGAAGTAGAAAATTAAGAATATTCCAAGAACTGCTAAATCTTTAGAGATAAATACAGGCCAGAAAGGAATAACTTTTGACTCTTTTTTATTTCCTGAAAGATATTTTTGTGCTTCTGCATCATAATCAATATCTTCTGAACTTTGGTTATTAACGTGAGGAATTCTTAATGTATAGAAGTGTAATCCGATTAATACCATAATTACTATTGGTAATAAGAAAACATGAAGCATAAAGAATCTTGTAAGAGTTGCATCAGCAACGTTAAAATCTCCTCTAATCCAAACTACAAGTGCATCACCAATAAAAGGTACTCCACCAAATAAGTTTGTAATAACCATAGCTGCCCAATAAGACATTTGCCCCCAAGGAAGCATATACCCAGAGAAACCAGCAGCTGAGAATGTAACAAATAGTAGCATTCCTGAAATCCAAATCATCTCTCTACCTTGTTTATAAGAACCGTAATAGATTCCTGTAAGCATATGAATATAGATAATTAAGAAAACAACAGAAGCTGCAACACCATGCATATGTCTAAATAACCAACCAAATGCAACTTCTTGCATAATTGTATAGTTTACAGAGTTGAATGCTAAATTAACATCTGGCTTATAGTACATCATCAAGAATAATCCTGAAATTACTAAAATACCAAAAGTTGTAGCAAGTAGAACACCCATTGCCCATAAGAAGTTTATATCTTTTGGAATCCAGTATTCTGTCATCATTATTTTATTAAATGCTTTAACATTTAATCTTTGGTCTAACCACTCTCCTACAGAGTTAGCTTTTTCAAATTTTGCCATTGCTCTTCCTTTATGCCATCATCGCTTCAGCGATTTTTTTGTACTCAGGTCCTTCGTTTCCTAAAACCAAAGTATTTCCCTCAATTTCAAATGGTGGTAAATCTAAAGGTCTTGGTGGTGGACCAAAAGTTTGTTTACCACTTGCATCGAAAACTCCACCGTGACATGCACATTTCCATTCAGTTTTTTTCCAAGCTGGAATACAACCTAAATGTGTACATAGACCAATAGCAACAGTATATCTATCGTTTGCAACAACTAGATCTCTAGCACTATTATCCATATCTTCTGTTTTTTTAAGTACAAAGATTGGTTTACCTCTCCATGTAAATGTTTCTGGTTCACCTGCTTTTAAAGCACTTAAATCAACTTTAGTAAATCCACCAGCAAGAACGCTAGGAAGTGGATCCCAAACCTGTTTCATCCCGTATAAAGATGCGGCTCCTCCAACTGCAGCAACTGCTACAAAAGAGTAACCAATAAAATCTCGTCTATTAGTGTTTTTAGACATATATGGCTTCCTTTTTTTAAAATTAGAATCGAGGTTGATTGTATTAAAATATTACTTAAAGCTTATTGACATACATCAAAAAGGCTAATGATTGTGGAATAAAAGTAACACTTTTTTTGAGAATTAGAAGAAAAACTTATCAGAAAATCTTAAGATTTTCTAATAAAACTAATAATATTTTTTTCTATATTGTCTTTTTTTATAACTAAATCATGAATTACTTCAGAATTAAATAGTTCCTTTATTGAGTTTGGTAAAATAGCATTGAATTTAGTAGAAATTTCTTCTAGTGCCTCTTTGTCTACGTATTTAATACTATTTTGATTTAATGCATTTAAAACAGTTGGAGAGAATTTTGTCCACTCAGCTGTTGAGTAAATTACAGTTATTAAATCTTTATCTCTTAACTCTTTATAAGCTTTGATACAAGTTGCAGTATGTGGATCCATTAGATAACCATTATCTAAAAAATCTTTAATCGTTTGATTACCAAATGAATCATTACTAAATGTAGCAGAAAAGTATTTTTGTAACTCTTTTGTTTCATCTTGACTCATTGTAAAAATATTTTTAGAGTTTAAATCCTCCATCAGCTCTTTTGTTCTTTTTGCTCCAAAAAGATCATAAATAACTCTTTCAATATTTGATGATTTTAAAATATCCATAGCTGGAGACTTTGTTAGTTTTAAATTTTTATCTCTTATATCATAGATACCTGTATTTATCCATTCTGTTAAAATATTATTTTCATTTGAAGCAACTAAAAGTTTTTCAACATTTAATCCCATTTTTTTTGCATAATAAGCACCTAAAACATTTCCAAAATTTCCACTTGGTACTACAAGATATATTTTTTCACCATTTTTAATAGCATTTTGTCTTATAAGTTCTAAGTATGACCAAAAGTGATAGATTATTTGAAAAATAATTCTTCCAAAATTTACACTATTTGCAGCACTTAGTTTGATGTTTTCTTTTTCTAACTCTTGTTTAAAACTATTTGAAGATAAAAGAGATTTGAGTGCATTTTGTGCATCATCAAAGTTTCCTTCTATTCCAAGTACTTTTAAGTTTTCACCTTTATCACAAACCATTTGAAGTCTTTGAACATCACTTGTTCCTCCATCTGGATATAAGCATACAACTTGAATATTTTTTTTATTTCTAAAAGTGCTTAATGCAGCAGGTCCAGTATCTCCACTTGTTGCAGCTAAGATTAAATAGTTCTCATTCTTTTTTTGAGCTAGTGAACTTAAAATTGAACCAAAAGGTTGTAAAGCCATATCTTTAAAAGCTCTTGTAGGACCATGATACTGCTCATTTACATATAGATCATCTTTTACTTTAACTACTGGACTTGGATTATTTTTATCATCAAAATTATCATATAAATCTAAAGCTTTTTTTATTTCACTATCTTCAATATCAATTTTAAATGCTTTTAAAATATCAAATGCAAGTTCTTTATAACTTTTATCTATATGATTTTGTATAAAATCTTTTCCTAAATCTGGTAAATCTTTTGGTACATAAAGACCACCAAAAGATGCACTAGGACTTAAAATTGCTTCGCTAAAACTAACTTCATTTGCTTTAACTCTATCATTTCCTCTTGTTTCAATAAAACTCATATCTTCTCCTAATCAATCATTTAATAATTTTTCTATATTTATTCCATTATTTGGATTGTCAACTCTTATAAATTGTGTACCAATTCCATCGCTTGTAAAAAGTTCAAGAAGTATAGAGTGCTCAACTCTTCCATCAATTATATGTGCTTTATTTACACCATTATGGATAGCTTTTATACAAGAATCAACTTTTGGAATCATTCCACCAGCTATTGTTCCATCTTTTTTATAATCTTCAACACTTTTTTTATCTAAAGTTTGGATTAAATTTTTCTCTTTATCTAAAACACCTATTGTATCAGTTAAAAAAATTACTTTTTGAGCTTTAACTGCACTTGCAATTTCACAAGCTGCTACATCTGCATTTATATTAAATCCTGGATGATTTGGTTCAAGTGCATCACCAATTGGTGCAATAACAGGAATAAAACCTTCAC is a genomic window containing:
- a CDS encoding beta-ketoacyl-ACP synthase II, which produces MKRVVITGLGTINSTGHSVAESFEAIKSGVCGIDTITLFDASDFTVQIAGEVKNFDPETVMDKKEVKKADRFIQLGIKAALEAMIDSGFVTSEDKKIDEKDAARFGIISGSGIGGLSTIQKNSTICDTRGSRKISPFFIPSSLSNMLSGFISIEHNLKGPSLSHVTACAASTHAICDAFKTIALDGADRILVVGAESAVCGAGVGGFAAMKALSTRNDDPKKSSRPFDIDRDGFVMGEGAGALVIESLDSALARNAKIYCEIIGFGESGDANHITSPVVDGPLRAMKSALAMAERTLGTSVKIDYINMHGTSTPVGDKNETSAIKEVFGGKENSPLVSSIKGQIGHCLGAAGAIEAIMTIKALNEGIIPPTINVENQDPECDLDVIPNVARSVELNTVMTNNFGFGGTNGSVIFKKFTK
- the acpP gene encoding acyl carrier protein is translated as MALFDDVKAVVVDQLDCDPAEVKEDSKFIEDLGADSLDVVELVMALEEKFDIEIPDEEAEKILTVGDAISYIENNA
- the fabG gene encoding 3-oxoacyl-ACP reductase FabG → MKFTGKNVLVTGASKGIGAEIAKNLASYGLKVWINYRSKIEEAEAVKEEIEKAGGTAAIIKADVSIEEEFINAIKTIVDSDGELSYLVNNAGITKDKLALRMSVEDFTDVINANLVSTFIGCRESLKTMSKKRFGAVVNISSIVGEMGNPGQTNYSASKGGVNTMTKSFAKEGASRNIRFNSVTPGFIKTDMTDLLKDEVKAEYEKNIPLSRFGNPSEIADAVAFLLSDHSSYITGEILKVNGGLYV
- a CDS encoding queuosine precursor transporter; this translates as MTKKQLILYVTIFSSLVITANYTVQFPINEWLTYGAIMFPFTFLLTDILSENFEKKEVLNVIKYGVLIAIIPTVLIAGWQIAFASLTCLVVSQYINVRIFKFLKRKFINLWWLRSNGSTLIGQFFDTSIFFILAFSFVMPFETIIKLIIGDYLIKVSLALLDMPIFYLIAIKFREKFFYKA
- a CDS encoding 16S rRNA (uracil(1498)-N(3))-methyltransferase produces the protein MQYVFDKNAKDNTLFIKDENYNYLIKARRHKIGDKITFRNLEDNFIYIYNLSSIDKKSAILTLETEEEKILENDRKLHLAWCIVDPKKIYENITSLNELGVFKISFIYSDFSQKNFKINFEKLEKVLINSSSQCGRSSIIKIDTYKSIDEFIKEYPKSYILDFSNQLIEDKKDLIDVLIVGPEGGFSKRERELFNKELLIGFKSNLILRSETAIISASSKIII
- a CDS encoding c-type cytochrome; this encodes MRELKILAVVVVLTLVMYWGVEPFAHSQMHPSVSNANFNFVEADAQTSKENVEKAITNLDDAKKALEKANDETKSNLEKAVKAAEAELKKAQDFEKTINEFWASNQEAINAKGNVENGEALVNANCTACHSIESKGFAQVMDNATLSSAYGVTPPDLSSSGKIYTKEFLVAFIKDPVLASKVSHKFEDGSVAHPMPGYGWMSSQEIADMVEYLQAIAPKEMTNKEVYVDACQRCHDLQYADMKDKTMLSFTNHDDIAKYMGKLPPDLSQHIISRGPDYIGKLVNDPQKLLEGTAMPRVGLNQESQEQVIAYLEEIGDAKKDEREELGPRFIVYAIIFAIVAFLWKGVKWRDIH
- a CDS encoding cytochrome b gives rise to the protein MAKFEKANSVGEWLDQRLNVKAFNKIMMTEYWIPKDINFLWAMGVLLATTFGILVISGLFLMMYYKPDVNLAFNSVNYTIMQEVAFGWLFRHMHGVAASVVFLIIYIHMLTGIYYGSYKQGREMIWISGMLLFVTFSAAGFSGYMLPWGQMSYWAAMVITNLFGGVPFIGDALVVWIRGDFNVADATLTRFFMLHVFLLPIVIMVLIGLHFYTLRIPHVNNQSSEDIDYDAEAQKYLSGNKKESKVIPFWPVFISKDLAVLGIFLIFYFYLVFFHYSFAMDPINFEPANPMVTPTHIYPEWYFLWSYEVLRGFFFDIAGISAFNLGLMAFAFANGIFFVLPWLDRDSKVLPAHKRPLFFIWFWILVADLIVLTIWGKLPPTGTNAWVGFFAAITFILLFVLLPFITKKDQERRG
- a CDS encoding Rieske 2Fe-2S domain-containing protein, whose translation is MSKNTNRRDFIGYSFVAVAAVGGAASLYGMKQVWDPLPSVLAGGFTKVDLSALKAGEPETFTWRGKPIFVLKKTEDMDNSARDLVVANDRYTVAIGLCTHLGCIPAWKKTEWKCACHGGVFDASGKQTFGPPPRPLDLPPFEIEGNTLVLGNEGPEYKKIAEAMMA
- the thrC gene encoding threonine synthase, with translation MSFIETRGNDRVKANEVSFSEAILSPSASFGGLYVPKDLPDLGKDFIQNHIDKSYKELAFDILKAFKIDIEDSEIKKALDLYDNFDDKNNPSPVVKVKDDLYVNEQYHGPTRAFKDMALQPFGSILSSLAQKKNENYLILAATSGDTGPAALSTFRNKKNIQVVCLYPDGGTSDVQRLQMVCDKGENLKVLGIEGNFDDAQNALKSLLSSNSFKQELEKENIKLSAANSVNFGRIIFQIIYHFWSYLELIRQNAIKNGEKIYLVVPSGNFGNVLGAYYAKKMGLNVEKLLVASNENNILTEWINTGIYDIRDKNLKLTKSPAMDILKSSNIERVIYDLFGAKRTKELMEDLNSKNIFTMSQDETKELQKYFSATFSNDSFGNQTIKDFLDNGYLMDPHTATCIKAYKELRDKDLITVIYSTAEWTKFSPTVLNALNQNSIKYVDKEALEEISTKFNAILPNSIKELFNSEVIHDLVIKKDNIEKNIISFIRKS